Proteins encoded in a region of the Streptomyces sp. PCS3-D2 genome:
- a CDS encoding maleylpyruvate isomerase family mycothiol-dependent enzyme, translating into MTDHVHDLRSVREATDRLLTAVAKLDNAGLSGESHLPGWTRGHILAHLARNADALLNVFEGRPMYESGEARDADIARDAGRPLEEHLADLGDSAARFLAATEHDQDWSRTVELRNGVTDLASNVPFRRWVEVDLHHVDLNIGYELTDLPQEFTDREIAFLADRWSGRPDVPATALAAPDGRTWRTGSAGDPVVTVSGTPAALLAWLAGRGDRGASLTTTGGPLPELPPL; encoded by the coding sequence ATGACTGATCATGTGCACGACCTGCGATCTGTACGTGAAGCCACGGACCGACTGCTGACCGCGGTCGCGAAACTGGACAACGCCGGGCTCTCCGGGGAGTCACACCTTCCCGGCTGGACGCGCGGCCACATCCTGGCCCACCTCGCGCGCAACGCCGACGCCCTCCTGAACGTCTTCGAGGGCCGCCCGATGTACGAGAGCGGCGAGGCGCGCGACGCGGACATCGCACGCGACGCCGGCCGGCCCCTGGAAGAACACCTGGCGGACCTCGGTGATTCCGCGGCCCGCTTCCTCGCCGCCACCGAGCACGACCAGGACTGGTCGCGCACCGTCGAGCTGCGCAACGGCGTCACGGACCTGGCCTCGAACGTGCCCTTCCGCCGCTGGGTCGAGGTCGACCTGCACCACGTCGACCTGAACATCGGCTACGAGCTCACCGACCTCCCGCAGGAGTTCACCGACCGCGAGATCGCCTTCCTCGCCGACCGCTGGTCCGGGCGCCCGGACGTGCCCGCGACGGCCCTGGCCGCCCCCGACGGGCGCACCTGGCGCACCGGCTCCGCCGGGGACCCTGTCGTGACCGTCTCCGGCACCCCCGCCGCACTGCTCGCCTGGCTCGCCGGCCGCGGCGACCGGGGAGCCTCCCTGACCACCACGGGAGGCCCCCTCCCCGAGCTCCCGCCGTTGTAG